In a genomic window of Piliocolobus tephrosceles isolate RC106 chromosome 1, ASM277652v3, whole genome shotgun sequence:
- the SAMD11 gene encoding sterile alpha motif domain-containing protein 11 isoform X9 codes for MSKGILQVHPPICDCPGCRISSPVNRGRLADKRTVVLPAARSLKKERTPSFSASDGDSDGSGPTCGRRPGLKQEDGPHIRIMKRSQDGTLPTLTSSIHRSRHLVMPEHQSRCEFQRGSLEIGLGPAGDLLGKRLGRSPHTSSDCSSEKRARSESPQVEALLLPPELGPSMAPEDHYRRLMSALSEASTFEDPQRLYHLGLPSHGYGFLPPAQAEMFARQQELLRKQNLARLELPADLLRQRELEGARPPLLAPEAALRPNDGAEELQRRGALLVLNHGAAPLLALPPQGPPGSGPPTPSRDSARRAPRKGGPGSASARPSESKEMTGARLWAQDGSEDEPPKDSDGEDPEAAAAGCRGPTPGQAPAGGAGAEGKGLFSGSTLPPPLPLGFPYAVSPYFHTGAVGGLSVDGEEAPAPEDVSKWTVDDVCNFVGGLSGCGEYTRVFREQGIDGETLPLLTEEHLLSTMGLKLGPALKIRAQVARRLGRVFYMASFPVALPLQPPTLQAPERELGTGEQPLSPKTATSPYGGGHTLAGRASPKQENGTLALLPGAPDPSQPLC; via the exons ATGTCCAAGGGGATCCTGCAGGTGCATCCTCCGATCTGCGACTGCCCAGGCTGCCGAATATCCTCCCCGGTG AACCGGGGGCGGCTGGCAGACAAGAGGACGGTCGTCCTGCCTGCTGCCCGGAGCCTGAAGAAGGAGCGGACTCCCAGCTTCTCTGCCAGCGACGGTGACAGCGACGGGAGTGGTCCCACCTGTGGGCGGCGGCCAGGCTTGAAGCAGGAAGATGGCCCGCACATCCGTATCATGAAGAGAAG CCAGGACGGCACCCTTCCCACCCTCACATCCAGCATCCACCGCAGCCGCCACCTCGTGATGCCCGAGCATCAGAGCCGCTGTGAATTCCAGAGAGGCAGCCTGGAGATTGGCCTGGGACCTGCAG GTGACCTGTTGGGCAAGAGGCTGGGCCGCTCCCCCCATACCAGCAGCGACTGCTCTTCAGAGAAGAGGGCACGAAGCGAATCCCCCCAAG TAGAAGCACTGCTGCTGCCGCCAGAGCTGGGGCCCAGCATGGCCCCGGAGGACCACTACCGTCGGCTCATGTCGGCGCTGAGCGAGGCCAGCACCTTTGAGGACCCTCAGCGCCTCTaccacctgggcctccccagccacg GCTACGGCTtcctgcccccagcccaggcGGAGATGTTCGCCCGGCAGCAGGAGCTCCTGCGGAAGCAAAACCTGGCCCG gctggagctgccCGCCGACCTCCTGCGGCAGAGGGAGCTGGAGGGCGCGCGCCCACCGCTGCTGGCGCCCGAGGCCGCCCTGCGCCCCAACGACGGCGCCGAGGAGCTGCAGCGGCGCGGGGCCCTGCTGGTGCTGAACCACGGCGCGGCGCCATTGCTGGCCCTGCCCCCCCAGGGGCCCCCGGGCTCCGGACCCCCCACCCCGTCCCGGGACTCTGCCCGGCGAGCCCCCCGGAAAGGGGGTCCCGGCTCTGCCTCGGCCCGGCCCAGCGAGTCCAAAGAGATGACGGGGGCTAGGCTCTGGGCACAAGATGGCTCGGAGGACGAGCCCCCCAAAGACTCGGACGGAGAGGACCCCGAGGCGGCAGCTGCTGGGTGCCGGGGGCCCACTCCGGGCCAAGCTCCAGCTGGAGGGGCCGGCGCCGAGGGGAAGGGGCTTTTCTCAGGGTCCACACTGCCCCCTCCGCTGCCCCTGGGCTTCCCCTATGCCGTCAGCCCCTACTTTCACACAG GCGCCGTAGGGGGACTCTCCGTGGATGGGGAGGAGGCCCCAGCCCCCGAGGACGTCAGCAAATGGACCGTGGATGATGTCTGCAACTTCGTGGGGGGCCTGTCTGGCTGTGGAGAGTACACTCGG GTCTTCAGGGAGCAGGGGATTGACGGGGAGACCCTGCCACTGCTGACGGAGGAGCACCTGCTGAGCACTATGGGGCTGAAGCTGGGGCCCGCCCTTAAGATCCGGGCCCAG GTGGCCAGGCGCCTGGGCCGAGTCTTCTACATGGCCAGCTTCCCTGTGGCTCTGCCACTGCAGCCACCAACCCTGCAGGCCCCAGAGCGAGAACTTGGCACAGGAGAGCAGCCCTTGTCCCCCAAGACGGCCACATCCCCCTATGGAGGGGGCCACACCCTTGCTGGCCGAGCTTCACCCAAGCAGGAGAATGGGACTTTGGCTCTACTTCCAGGGGCTCCtgacccttcccagcctctgtgtTGA
- the SAMD11 gene encoding sterile alpha motif domain-containing protein 11 isoform X2, producing MSKGILQVHPPICDCPGCRISSPVNRGRLADKRTVVLPAARSLKKERTPSFSASDGDSDGSGPTCGRRPGLKQEDGPHIRIMKRRVHTHWDLNISFRETSCSQDGTLPTLTSSIHRSRHLVMPEHQSRCEFQRGSLEIGLGPAGDLLGKRLGRSPHTSSDCSSEKRARSESPQVEALLLPPELGPSMAPEDHYRRLMSALSEASTFEDPQRLYHLGLPSHDLLRVRQEVAASALRGPSGLEAHLPSSTAGPRRKQGLAQHREGAAPAVAPSFSEREPPQPPPLLSPQNAPHIALGPHLRPPFLGVPSALCQTPGYGFLPPAQAEMFARQQELLRKQNLARLELPADLLRQRELEGARPPLLAPEAALRPNDGAEELQRRGALLVLNHGAAPLLALPPQGPPGSGPPTPSRDSARRAPRKGGPGSASARPSESKEMTGARLWAQDGSEDEPPKDSDGEDPEAAAAGCRGPTPGQAPAGGAGAEGKGLFSGSTLPPPLPLGFPYAVSPYFHTGAVGGLSVDGEEAPAPEDVSKWTVDDVCNFVGGLSGCGEYTRVFREQGIDGETLPLLTEEHLLSTMGLKLGPALKIRAQVARRLGRVFYMASFPVALPLQPPTLQAPERELGTGEQPLSPKTATSPYGGGHTLAGRASPKQENGTLALLPGAPDPSQPLC from the exons ATGTCCAAGGGGATCCTGCAGGTGCATCCTCCGATCTGCGACTGCCCAGGCTGCCGAATATCCTCCCCGGTG AACCGGGGGCGGCTGGCAGACAAGAGGACGGTCGTCCTGCCTGCTGCCCGGAGCCTGAAGAAGGAGCGGACTCCCAGCTTCTCTGCCAGCGACGGTGACAGCGACGGGAGTGGTCCCACCTGTGGGCGGCGGCCAGGCTTGAAGCAGGAAGATGGCCCGCACATCCGTATCATGAAGAGAAG AGTCCACACCCACTGGGACCTGAACATCTCGTTCCGAGAGACGTCCTGCAG CCAGGACGGCACCCTTCCCACCCTCACATCCAGCATCCACCGCAGCCGCCACCTCGTGATGCCCGAGCATCAGAGCCGCTGTGAATTCCAGAGAGGCAGCCTGGAGATTGGCCTGGGACCTGCAG GTGACCTGTTGGGCAAGAGGCTGGGCCGCTCCCCCCATACCAGCAGCGACTGCTCTTCAGAGAAGAGGGCACGAAGCGAATCCCCCCAAG TAGAAGCACTGCTGCTGCCGCCAGAGCTGGGGCCCAGCATGGCCCCGGAGGACCACTACCGTCGGCTCATGTCGGCGCTGAGCGAGGCCAGCACCTTTGAGGACCCTCAGCGCCTCTaccacctgggcctccccagccacg ATCTCCTGAGGGTCCGGCAGGAGGTGGCAGCTTCAGCTCTGAGGGGCCCGAGTGGCCTGGAAGCCCACCTGCCCTCCTCCACGGCAGGTCCGCGTCGGAAGCAGGGCCTGGCTCAGCACCGGGAGGGCGCCGCCCCAGCTGTCGCCCCGTCCTTCTCGGAGAG GGAGCCGCCGCAGCCGCCCCCCTTGCTGTCGCCCCAGAATGCCCCTCACATCGCCCTGGGCCCCCATCTCAGGCCCCCCTTCCTGGGGGTGCCCTCGGCTCTGTGCCAGACCCCAG GCTACGGCTtcctgcccccagcccaggcGGAGATGTTCGCCCGGCAGCAGGAGCTCCTGCGGAAGCAAAACCTGGCCCG gctggagctgccCGCCGACCTCCTGCGGCAGAGGGAGCTGGAGGGCGCGCGCCCACCGCTGCTGGCGCCCGAGGCCGCCCTGCGCCCCAACGACGGCGCCGAGGAGCTGCAGCGGCGCGGGGCCCTGCTGGTGCTGAACCACGGCGCGGCGCCATTGCTGGCCCTGCCCCCCCAGGGGCCCCCGGGCTCCGGACCCCCCACCCCGTCCCGGGACTCTGCCCGGCGAGCCCCCCGGAAAGGGGGTCCCGGCTCTGCCTCGGCCCGGCCCAGCGAGTCCAAAGAGATGACGGGGGCTAGGCTCTGGGCACAAGATGGCTCGGAGGACGAGCCCCCCAAAGACTCGGACGGAGAGGACCCCGAGGCGGCAGCTGCTGGGTGCCGGGGGCCCACTCCGGGCCAAGCTCCAGCTGGAGGGGCCGGCGCCGAGGGGAAGGGGCTTTTCTCAGGGTCCACACTGCCCCCTCCGCTGCCCCTGGGCTTCCCCTATGCCGTCAGCCCCTACTTTCACACAG GCGCCGTAGGGGGACTCTCCGTGGATGGGGAGGAGGCCCCAGCCCCCGAGGACGTCAGCAAATGGACCGTGGATGATGTCTGCAACTTCGTGGGGGGCCTGTCTGGCTGTGGAGAGTACACTCGG GTCTTCAGGGAGCAGGGGATTGACGGGGAGACCCTGCCACTGCTGACGGAGGAGCACCTGCTGAGCACTATGGGGCTGAAGCTGGGGCCCGCCCTTAAGATCCGGGCCCAG GTGGCCAGGCGCCTGGGCCGAGTCTTCTACATGGCCAGCTTCCCTGTGGCTCTGCCACTGCAGCCACCAACCCTGCAGGCCCCAGAGCGAGAACTTGGCACAGGAGAGCAGCCCTTGTCCCCCAAGACGGCCACATCCCCCTATGGAGGGGGCCACACCCTTGCTGGCCGAGCTTCACCCAAGCAGGAGAATGGGACTTTGGCTCTACTTCCAGGGGCTCCtgacccttcccagcctctgtgtTGA
- the SAMD11 gene encoding sterile alpha motif domain-containing protein 11 isoform X7 has protein sequence MSKGILQVHPPICDCPGCRISSPVNRGRLADKRTVVLPAARSLKKERTPSFSASDGDSDGSGPTCGRRPGLKQEDGPHIRIMKRRVHTHWDLNISFRETSCSQDGTLPTLTSSIHRSRHLVMPEHQSRCEFQRGSLEIGLGPAGDLLGKRLGRSPHTSSDCSSEKRARSESPQVEALLLPPELGPSMAPEDHYRRLMSALSEASTFEDPQRLYHLGLPSHGYGFLPPAQAEMFARQQELLRKQNLARLELPADLLRQRELEGARPPLLAPEAALRPNDGAEELQRRGALLVLNHGAAPLLALPPQGPPGSGPPTPSRDSARRAPRKGGPGSASARPSESKEMTGARLWAQDGSEDEPPKDSDGEDPEAAAAGCRGPTPGQAPAGGAGAEGKGLFSGSTLPPPLPLGFPYAVSPYFHTGAVGGLSVDGEEAPAPEDVSKWTVDDVCNFVGGLSGCGEYTRVFREQGIDGETLPLLTEEHLLSTMGLKLGPALKIRAQVARRLGRVFYMASFPVALPLQPPTLQAPERELGTGEQPLSPKTATSPYGGGHTLAGRASPKQENGTLALLPGAPDPSQPLC, from the exons ATGTCCAAGGGGATCCTGCAGGTGCATCCTCCGATCTGCGACTGCCCAGGCTGCCGAATATCCTCCCCGGTG AACCGGGGGCGGCTGGCAGACAAGAGGACGGTCGTCCTGCCTGCTGCCCGGAGCCTGAAGAAGGAGCGGACTCCCAGCTTCTCTGCCAGCGACGGTGACAGCGACGGGAGTGGTCCCACCTGTGGGCGGCGGCCAGGCTTGAAGCAGGAAGATGGCCCGCACATCCGTATCATGAAGAGAAG AGTCCACACCCACTGGGACCTGAACATCTCGTTCCGAGAGACGTCCTGCAG CCAGGACGGCACCCTTCCCACCCTCACATCCAGCATCCACCGCAGCCGCCACCTCGTGATGCCCGAGCATCAGAGCCGCTGTGAATTCCAGAGAGGCAGCCTGGAGATTGGCCTGGGACCTGCAG GTGACCTGTTGGGCAAGAGGCTGGGCCGCTCCCCCCATACCAGCAGCGACTGCTCTTCAGAGAAGAGGGCACGAAGCGAATCCCCCCAAG TAGAAGCACTGCTGCTGCCGCCAGAGCTGGGGCCCAGCATGGCCCCGGAGGACCACTACCGTCGGCTCATGTCGGCGCTGAGCGAGGCCAGCACCTTTGAGGACCCTCAGCGCCTCTaccacctgggcctccccagccacg GCTACGGCTtcctgcccccagcccaggcGGAGATGTTCGCCCGGCAGCAGGAGCTCCTGCGGAAGCAAAACCTGGCCCG gctggagctgccCGCCGACCTCCTGCGGCAGAGGGAGCTGGAGGGCGCGCGCCCACCGCTGCTGGCGCCCGAGGCCGCCCTGCGCCCCAACGACGGCGCCGAGGAGCTGCAGCGGCGCGGGGCCCTGCTGGTGCTGAACCACGGCGCGGCGCCATTGCTGGCCCTGCCCCCCCAGGGGCCCCCGGGCTCCGGACCCCCCACCCCGTCCCGGGACTCTGCCCGGCGAGCCCCCCGGAAAGGGGGTCCCGGCTCTGCCTCGGCCCGGCCCAGCGAGTCCAAAGAGATGACGGGGGCTAGGCTCTGGGCACAAGATGGCTCGGAGGACGAGCCCCCCAAAGACTCGGACGGAGAGGACCCCGAGGCGGCAGCTGCTGGGTGCCGGGGGCCCACTCCGGGCCAAGCTCCAGCTGGAGGGGCCGGCGCCGAGGGGAAGGGGCTTTTCTCAGGGTCCACACTGCCCCCTCCGCTGCCCCTGGGCTTCCCCTATGCCGTCAGCCCCTACTTTCACACAG GCGCCGTAGGGGGACTCTCCGTGGATGGGGAGGAGGCCCCAGCCCCCGAGGACGTCAGCAAATGGACCGTGGATGATGTCTGCAACTTCGTGGGGGGCCTGTCTGGCTGTGGAGAGTACACTCGG GTCTTCAGGGAGCAGGGGATTGACGGGGAGACCCTGCCACTGCTGACGGAGGAGCACCTGCTGAGCACTATGGGGCTGAAGCTGGGGCCCGCCCTTAAGATCCGGGCCCAG GTGGCCAGGCGCCTGGGCCGAGTCTTCTACATGGCCAGCTTCCCTGTGGCTCTGCCACTGCAGCCACCAACCCTGCAGGCCCCAGAGCGAGAACTTGGCACAGGAGAGCAGCCCTTGTCCCCCAAGACGGCCACATCCCCCTATGGAGGGGGCCACACCCTTGCTGGCCGAGCTTCACCCAAGCAGGAGAATGGGACTTTGGCTCTACTTCCAGGGGCTCCtgacccttcccagcctctgtgtTGA
- the SAMD11 gene encoding sterile alpha motif domain-containing protein 11 isoform X4, whose amino-acid sequence MSKGILQVHPPICDCPGCRISSPVNRGRLADKRTVVLPAARSLKKERTPSFSASDGDSDGSGPTCGRRPGLKQEDGPHIRIMKRRVHTHWDLNISFRETSCSIHRSRHLVMPEHQSRCEFQRGSLEIGLGPAGDLLGKRLGRSPHTSSDCSSEKRARSESPQVEALLLPPELGPSMAPEDHYRRLMSALSEASTFEDPQRLYHLGLPSHDLLRVRQEVAASALRGPSGLEAHLPSSTAGPRRKQGLAQHREGAAPAVAPSFSEREPPQPPPLLSPQNAPHIALGPHLRPPFLGVPSALCQTPGYGFLPPAQAEMFARQQELLRKQNLARLELPADLLRQRELEGARPPLLAPEAALRPNDGAEELQRRGALLVLNHGAAPLLALPPQGPPGSGPPTPSRDSARRAPRKGGPGSASARPSESKEMTGARLWAQDGSEDEPPKDSDGEDPEAAAAGCRGPTPGQAPAGGAGAEGKGLFSGSTLPPPLPLGFPYAVSPYFHTGAVGGLSVDGEEAPAPEDVSKWTVDDVCNFVGGLSGCGEYTRVFREQGIDGETLPLLTEEHLLSTMGLKLGPALKIRAQVARRLGRVFYMASFPVALPLQPPTLQAPERELGTGEQPLSPKTATSPYGGGHTLAGRASPKQENGTLALLPGAPDPSQPLC is encoded by the exons ATGTCCAAGGGGATCCTGCAGGTGCATCCTCCGATCTGCGACTGCCCAGGCTGCCGAATATCCTCCCCGGTG AACCGGGGGCGGCTGGCAGACAAGAGGACGGTCGTCCTGCCTGCTGCCCGGAGCCTGAAGAAGGAGCGGACTCCCAGCTTCTCTGCCAGCGACGGTGACAGCGACGGGAGTGGTCCCACCTGTGGGCGGCGGCCAGGCTTGAAGCAGGAAGATGGCCCGCACATCCGTATCATGAAGAGAAG AGTCCACACCCACTGGGACCTGAACATCTCGTTCCGAGAGACGTCCTGCAG CATCCACCGCAGCCGCCACCTCGTGATGCCCGAGCATCAGAGCCGCTGTGAATTCCAGAGAGGCAGCCTGGAGATTGGCCTGGGACCTGCAG GTGACCTGTTGGGCAAGAGGCTGGGCCGCTCCCCCCATACCAGCAGCGACTGCTCTTCAGAGAAGAGGGCACGAAGCGAATCCCCCCAAG TAGAAGCACTGCTGCTGCCGCCAGAGCTGGGGCCCAGCATGGCCCCGGAGGACCACTACCGTCGGCTCATGTCGGCGCTGAGCGAGGCCAGCACCTTTGAGGACCCTCAGCGCCTCTaccacctgggcctccccagccacg ATCTCCTGAGGGTCCGGCAGGAGGTGGCAGCTTCAGCTCTGAGGGGCCCGAGTGGCCTGGAAGCCCACCTGCCCTCCTCCACGGCAGGTCCGCGTCGGAAGCAGGGCCTGGCTCAGCACCGGGAGGGCGCCGCCCCAGCTGTCGCCCCGTCCTTCTCGGAGAG GGAGCCGCCGCAGCCGCCCCCCTTGCTGTCGCCCCAGAATGCCCCTCACATCGCCCTGGGCCCCCATCTCAGGCCCCCCTTCCTGGGGGTGCCCTCGGCTCTGTGCCAGACCCCAG GCTACGGCTtcctgcccccagcccaggcGGAGATGTTCGCCCGGCAGCAGGAGCTCCTGCGGAAGCAAAACCTGGCCCG gctggagctgccCGCCGACCTCCTGCGGCAGAGGGAGCTGGAGGGCGCGCGCCCACCGCTGCTGGCGCCCGAGGCCGCCCTGCGCCCCAACGACGGCGCCGAGGAGCTGCAGCGGCGCGGGGCCCTGCTGGTGCTGAACCACGGCGCGGCGCCATTGCTGGCCCTGCCCCCCCAGGGGCCCCCGGGCTCCGGACCCCCCACCCCGTCCCGGGACTCTGCCCGGCGAGCCCCCCGGAAAGGGGGTCCCGGCTCTGCCTCGGCCCGGCCCAGCGAGTCCAAAGAGATGACGGGGGCTAGGCTCTGGGCACAAGATGGCTCGGAGGACGAGCCCCCCAAAGACTCGGACGGAGAGGACCCCGAGGCGGCAGCTGCTGGGTGCCGGGGGCCCACTCCGGGCCAAGCTCCAGCTGGAGGGGCCGGCGCCGAGGGGAAGGGGCTTTTCTCAGGGTCCACACTGCCCCCTCCGCTGCCCCTGGGCTTCCCCTATGCCGTCAGCCCCTACTTTCACACAG GCGCCGTAGGGGGACTCTCCGTGGATGGGGAGGAGGCCCCAGCCCCCGAGGACGTCAGCAAATGGACCGTGGATGATGTCTGCAACTTCGTGGGGGGCCTGTCTGGCTGTGGAGAGTACACTCGG GTCTTCAGGGAGCAGGGGATTGACGGGGAGACCCTGCCACTGCTGACGGAGGAGCACCTGCTGAGCACTATGGGGCTGAAGCTGGGGCCCGCCCTTAAGATCCGGGCCCAG GTGGCCAGGCGCCTGGGCCGAGTCTTCTACATGGCCAGCTTCCCTGTGGCTCTGCCACTGCAGCCACCAACCCTGCAGGCCCCAGAGCGAGAACTTGGCACAGGAGAGCAGCCCTTGTCCCCCAAGACGGCCACATCCCCCTATGGAGGGGGCCACACCCTTGCTGGCCGAGCTTCACCCAAGCAGGAGAATGGGACTTTGGCTCTACTTCCAGGGGCTCCtgacccttcccagcctctgtgtTGA